Proteins encoded together in one Pseudomonadota bacterium window:
- a CDS encoding acyltransferase family protein: MTAIAYRPEIDGLRSFAILPVMFFHAGLPLFSGGYLGVDVFFVISGYLITAIIIKDLDQGRFSILKFYERRARRILPALFTVLLFTTVVAWLWMTLPQWDDYAESLVAVSLFASNILFWRQTGYFDQSAELKPLLHTWTLSVEEQFYIIFPVLLILIWRYRANAALWFLLAIGLTSLAFSEYASRALPMTNFYLLPSRAWELMAGSLCAVFMKSSANRLEAIGPRLGGMLGLVGLALVVASNLVFTPETRSPALITLFPIGGTALIILFARGETFAARLLSWKPFVAIGLISYSAYLWHQPLLAFYRIKYFHHDPLVIAALMVLALLLAWLTYVVIEKPARFTLLKNRSNKLILFIAAAALAATAGVGLAGRFTSWPALPTVAGLSDRGDPEDTFGWYFRNDKADQDGGLLLYGDSHARHYVGALDGYAKDQDVPFEYIGEYACMALPGVTSLFQGRVRPDCTKQLNRLRTNLAEKSSVLVIAQFWDIYVADDQGQQIGTDGSANDPKAASAILTGLDSLFEILPDNQPVVLIGSAAGTLDASEQMKEGYFRCLQYIDGDCPSAYPARQSRYRAFNARLAQLADKYDNVRFVDPFAALCDAQQCRIVENGKIIYVDEGHLTRDGSEKVIRAFAPTFAEAIAELP, from the coding sequence GTGACAGCGATAGCCTATAGGCCCGAAATAGACGGTCTCAGATCATTTGCCATCCTGCCGGTGATGTTCTTCCATGCCGGCCTGCCCCTTTTCAGCGGTGGTTATCTCGGTGTCGACGTCTTCTTCGTCATATCGGGCTATCTGATCACTGCAATCATCATCAAGGATCTCGATCAGGGCCGATTTTCCATCCTCAAATTCTACGAGCGCCGGGCGAGGCGGATATTACCGGCACTGTTTACCGTCCTGCTGTTCACCACCGTGGTTGCATGGTTGTGGATGACACTGCCGCAATGGGACGATTATGCCGAAAGCCTTGTTGCGGTCAGCCTCTTTGCATCGAATATCCTGTTCTGGCGGCAGACAGGTTATTTCGACCAGTCGGCCGAACTTAAGCCGTTGCTGCATACCTGGACCCTGTCGGTCGAGGAGCAGTTCTACATCATCTTCCCTGTGCTGCTGATCCTTATCTGGCGATACCGCGCAAATGCCGCCTTGTGGTTTCTGCTGGCCATCGGGCTGACCAGCCTGGCCTTTTCCGAATATGCCTCGCGGGCGCTGCCAATGACCAATTTCTATCTGTTGCCCAGCCGTGCCTGGGAGCTGATGGCAGGGTCTCTATGCGCCGTCTTCATGAAGTCGTCGGCGAACAGGCTTGAGGCGATCGGGCCACGGCTGGGAGGTATGCTCGGCCTGGTCGGGCTGGCACTGGTTGTCGCCTCCAATCTTGTCTTTACGCCGGAAACCCGCTCACCAGCCCTGATCACACTTTTCCCCATAGGCGGCACGGCGTTGATCATCTTGTTCGCCAGGGGAGAGACTTTCGCCGCGCGCCTGCTGAGCTGGAAGCCTTTCGTGGCCATCGGCCTGATCAGCTACAGCGCCTATCTCTGGCACCAGCCACTGCTGGCCTTTTATCGCATCAAATATTTCCATCACGATCCACTGGTAATAGCCGCATTGATGGTCCTTGCCCTGCTGCTGGCGTGGCTAACCTATGTCGTGATCGAGAAACCGGCGCGTTTCACGCTGCTCAAAAATCGCTCCAACAAGCTGATATTGTTCATAGCCGCGGCAGCGCTTGCCGCTACTGCCGGAGTCGGACTCGCCGGACGTTTCACATCGTGGCCAGCACTGCCAACGGTTGCTGGCCTCTCGGACAGGGGCGACCCTGAGGACACATTCGGCTGGTACTTCCGCAACGACAAGGCGGACCAGGATGGCGGCCTGTTGCTCTATGGCGACAGCCATGCACGCCATTATGTCGGCGCGCTGGACGGCTATGCCAAGGATCAGGATGTACCGTTCGAATATATTGGCGAATATGCCTGTATGGCGCTACCCGGCGTTACCAGCCTGTTCCAGGGCCGGGTCCGTCCGGACTGCACCAAGCAGCTCAACAGGCTCAGGACCAATCTCGCAGAGAAAAGCAGCGTGCTGGTGATCGCCCAGTTCTGGGATATCTATGTCGCCGATGACCAGGGCCAGCAGATCGGCACCGATGGCTCGGCCAACGATCCCAAAGCGGCCAGCGCGATCTTGACGGGGCTGGACAGCCTGTTCGAGATTTTGCCGGACAATCAGCCGGTCGTGTTGATCGGTTCAGCGGCAGGAACGCTGGATGCGTCAGAACAGATGAAGGAGGGCTATTTCCGTTGCCTGCAATATATCGATGGCGATTGCCCCTCGGCCTATCCCGCCAGGCAATCGCGCTATCGCGCTTTCAACGCCCGGCTCGCTCAACTTGCCGACAAATATGACAATGTGCGCTTTGTCGATCCATTTGCTGCGCTTTGCGATGCGCAGCAGTGCCGCATCGTCGAGAATGGCAAGATCATCTATGTTGATGAGGGACATCTGACCCGTGATGGTTCGGAAAAGGTCATCCGTGCTTTCGCGCCGACATTTGCCGAGGCCATCGCCGAATTACCCTGA
- a CDS encoding WecB/TagA/CpsF family glycosyltransferase yields MRVELLDTPIDVLGFDETLERCEAAMASREQCVHVAMNAAKFVKMRSDRELHNDVTGADIIGIDGMGIVLALRILGLRDAPKVSGVDLMLALLAHCSASGRRPYILGARQDVLERAIATAQKRWPGLAMAGSRNGYFGPEDEADIVADIRASGADCLFIAMPTPRKERFLARYAREVEVPFIMGVGGSVDVLAGHVSRAPGWMQRNGLEWLHRLIQEPRKMFWRYASTNGRFLALVLGARLRGEKVSLPG; encoded by the coding sequence ATGCGGGTTGAACTGCTCGATACCCCGATCGACGTGCTCGGCTTTGATGAAACGCTGGAGCGGTGCGAAGCAGCAATGGCAAGCCGCGAACAATGCGTCCATGTCGCGATGAACGCGGCGAAATTCGTCAAGATGCGCAGTGATCGCGAACTCCATAATGATGTCACTGGCGCCGACATTATCGGTATTGACGGTATGGGCATCGTGCTGGCGCTGCGGATTCTCGGCCTGCGCGATGCGCCCAAGGTTTCGGGTGTCGACCTGATGCTGGCGCTGCTGGCGCATTGTTCTGCAAGCGGGCGCAGACCCTATATTCTCGGCGCTCGGCAGGATGTGCTGGAACGCGCCATCGCAACGGCCCAGAAGCGCTGGCCGGGCCTTGCCATGGCCGGGTCGCGCAACGGCTATTTCGGCCCGGAAGATGAGGCTGACATTGTTGCCGATATTCGGGCCAGCGGTGCCGATTGCCTGTTCATCGCCATGCCGACACCGCGCAAAGAACGCTTTCTTGCCAGATATGCACGCGAGGTTGAGGTGCCGTTCATCATGGGCGTTGGCGGGTCGGTCGATGTGCTCGCCGGGCATGTCAGCCGTGCCCCCGGATGGATGCAGCGCAACGGGCTGGAATGGCTGCACCGGCTGATCCAGGAGCCGCGCAAGATGTTCTGGCGCTATGCCAGCACCAATGGCCGTTTTCTGGCGCTGGTGCTCGGGGCCCGGCTGCGCGGAGAGAAAGTCTCCTTACCCGGCTAG